Proteins found in one Amycolatopsis umgeniensis genomic segment:
- a CDS encoding cation-translocating P-type ATPase, translating to MAIDQPALLTDASRGLSSEEVAQRVAAGQTNTVSTKTSRTTGEIIRANVFTRINAIYGVLFVLILSTGYFIDGLFGGLIIVNSAVGIIQELRAKRTLERLAIVGQAKPTVRRDGQSAEIAPEDVVLGDLVELGPGDKIVVDGPTLTAEALEVDESLLTGESDPVVKQPGDKVLSGSFVVAGSGTYRADIIGNESYAAKLAAEASKFTLVKSELRQGIDKILKFITYLLVPAGALTIYNQLAGDQAWPDALRGMVAALVPMVPEGLVLMTSVALAVGVIRLGKRQCLVQELPAIEGLARVDVVCADKTGTLTENAMRLSEVREITPGHPVDDALAALAAADPRPNASLQAIAEAHRTDPGWRVSTTMPFSSARKWSGASFGGDGDWVLGAADVLLPEGEHRAEAEKIGSRGLRVLLLGRAERAVDAAEGPGDIEPVALVVLEQKVRPDAKDTLDFFAHQDVAVKVISGDNAISVGAVAGTLDLPGADKPVDARKLPDDAEKLADTVEERAVFGRVTPLQKRAMVGALQSKGHTVAMTGDGVNDVLALKDADIGVAMGAGSPATRAVAQIVLLDDKFATLPHVVAEGRRVIGNIERVSNLFLTKTVYSVLLALMVGIAQVPFPFLPRHITITAWFTIGLPAFVLSLAPNNERARTGFVGRVMRMAVPAGLVIATATFVSYLLVYKGSGQSELDKIQAGTTALITLITIALWVLGIVARPYRWWKILLIGGMVVLTLALFLIPFTQKFFALDPSVSAYTLSAFACAGVGIVLVEAAWWIGRHLVKRSEA from the coding sequence ATGGCAATTGATCAGCCGGCCCTGCTGACCGACGCCTCGAGGGGGCTCTCCAGCGAAGAGGTCGCCCAGCGGGTGGCCGCGGGCCAGACCAACACGGTCTCGACGAAGACCAGCCGGACCACCGGCGAGATCATCCGCGCGAACGTCTTCACCCGGATCAACGCGATCTACGGTGTGCTGTTCGTGCTCATCCTGTCGACCGGGTACTTCATCGACGGGCTGTTCGGCGGACTGATCATCGTCAACAGCGCTGTCGGCATCATCCAGGAACTCCGGGCGAAACGGACCCTGGAACGGCTCGCCATCGTGGGGCAGGCCAAACCGACCGTCCGCCGTGACGGGCAGAGCGCCGAGATCGCCCCGGAAGACGTCGTGCTCGGCGACCTCGTCGAACTGGGTCCGGGCGACAAGATCGTCGTCGACGGCCCGACGCTGACGGCCGAGGCGCTGGAAGTCGACGAGTCGCTGCTGACCGGGGAATCCGATCCGGTGGTCAAGCAGCCCGGCGACAAGGTGCTGTCCGGCAGCTTCGTCGTCGCGGGCAGCGGCACCTATCGCGCGGACATCATCGGCAACGAGTCCTACGCCGCGAAACTGGCCGCGGAGGCCAGCAAGTTCACCCTGGTGAAGTCGGAACTGCGGCAGGGTATCGACAAGATCCTCAAGTTCATCACGTACCTGCTGGTCCCGGCGGGCGCGCTGACCATCTACAACCAGCTCGCGGGTGATCAGGCGTGGCCGGACGCGCTGCGCGGCATGGTGGCGGCGCTCGTGCCGATGGTGCCCGAGGGCCTGGTGCTGATGACCAGTGTCGCGCTGGCGGTCGGCGTCATCCGGCTCGGCAAGCGCCAGTGCCTGGTGCAGGAACTGCCGGCGATCGAGGGGCTCGCCCGGGTCGACGTGGTGTGCGCGGACAAGACCGGCACGCTCACCGAGAACGCGATGCGGCTGTCCGAGGTCCGGGAGATCACGCCGGGTCATCCGGTGGACGACGCGCTGGCCGCGCTCGCCGCCGCGGATCCCCGCCCGAACGCGAGCCTGCAGGCGATCGCGGAAGCGCACCGGACCGATCCGGGTTGGCGGGTCTCCACGACCATGCCGTTCTCGTCGGCGCGCAAGTGGAGTGGCGCCTCTTTCGGTGGTGACGGGGACTGGGTGCTCGGCGCCGCTGACGTCCTGCTGCCCGAGGGGGAGCACCGCGCGGAGGCCGAGAAGATCGGCTCGCGCGGTCTGCGCGTCCTGTTGCTGGGCCGTGCCGAGCGGGCCGTCGACGCGGCCGAGGGCCCCGGCGACATCGAGCCGGTGGCGCTCGTGGTGCTTGAGCAGAAGGTCCGCCCGGACGCGAAGGACACACTGGACTTCTTCGCGCACCAGGACGTCGCGGTCAAGGTCATCTCCGGCGACAACGCCATTTCGGTGGGCGCGGTCGCGGGCACCCTCGACCTGCCGGGCGCGGACAAACCCGTCGACGCGCGGAAGCTGCCGGACGACGCCGAGAAGCTGGCCGACACCGTGGAGGAACGCGCGGTCTTCGGCCGTGTGACGCCGTTGCAGAAACGCGCCATGGTCGGCGCGCTGCAGTCGAAGGGCCACACGGTCGCGATGACCGGCGACGGCGTCAACGACGTCCTCGCGCTCAAGGACGCGGACATCGGCGTCGCCATGGGCGCCGGGAGCCCGGCCACCCGCGCGGTCGCGCAGATCGTGCTCCTGGACGACAAATTCGCCACCCTGCCGCATGTCGTCGCCGAGGGGCGGCGGGTGATCGGCAACATCGAGCGCGTCTCGAACCTGTTCCTCACCAAGACGGTCTACTCGGTGCTCCTGGCGCTGATGGTCGGCATCGCGCAGGTGCCGTTCCCGTTCCTGCCGCGGCACATCACGATCACCGCGTGGTTCACGATCGGCCTGCCCGCCTTCGTGCTTTCGCTGGCGCCGAACAACGAACGCGCCCGCACCGGCTTCGTCGGCAGGGTGATGCGGATGGCCGTACCGGCCGGGCTGGTCATCGCGACGGCGACGTTCGTGAGCTACCTGCTGGTGTACAAGGGATCCGGACAGTCCGAACTGGACAAGATCCAGGCGGGGACGACCGCGCTGATCACCCTCATCACGATCGCGCTGTGGGTGCTCGGGATCGTCGCGCGGCCGTACCGGTGGTGGAAGATCCTGCTGATCGGCGGGATGGTCGTCCTGACGCTCGCGCTGTTCCTGATCCCGTTCACGCAGAAGTTCTTCGCGCTGGACCCGAGTGTGAGCGCGTACACCCTTTCGGCGTTCGCCTGCGCCGGGGTGGGGATCGTGCTGGTGGAGGCCGCCTGGTGGATCGGGCGGCATCTGGTCAAGCGCTCGGAAGCCTGA
- a CDS encoding DUF3145 domain-containing protein, with translation MSTRGNTRGVVYVHSSPSAVCPHVEWAISGTLGARVELKWTAQPASPGQLRAECGWRAPSGTGGKLASALKAWPMIRFEVTEEPSAGVDGERFCFAPGLGLWHGRTSANGDIVVGEDQLRALVSKVRTGESLAHKLDELLAANWDEALEPYRHAGDGAPVTWLHQVG, from the coding sequence GTGAGCACCCGTGGCAACACCCGTGGCGTGGTGTACGTCCACTCGTCGCCGTCTGCGGTCTGTCCGCACGTCGAGTGGGCCATTTCGGGCACCCTGGGTGCCCGAGTCGAGTTGAAGTGGACGGCGCAGCCCGCCAGTCCAGGACAGCTCCGCGCCGAATGTGGTTGGCGTGCGCCTTCGGGCACCGGCGGAAAGCTGGCGTCCGCGCTCAAGGCGTGGCCGATGATCAGGTTCGAAGTCACCGAAGAGCCCAGTGCGGGGGTCGACGGTGAGAGGTTCTGCTTCGCTCCGGGCCTCGGCCTGTGGCACGGCAGGACCAGCGCCAACGGCGACATCGTCGTGGGCGAAGACCAGCTGCGCGCGCTCGTGAGCAAGGTTCGCACCGGCGAATCCTTGGCGCACAAGCTCGACGAGCTCCTCGCCGCCAATTGGGACGAAGCGCTCGAGCCGTATCGGCACGCCGGTGACGGCGCTCCGGTCACCTGGCTGCACCAGGTCGGGTAG
- a CDS encoding S8 family peptidase — protein MAASRPWRRRAALVVALLAVPVAGMVPAQAAGPLAPVAPGLSRLLSAVTGATGVTALVHAGDVATAERAAREAGLTKITSFAKIGVVAVRGTAAQVRAVREAAGVTYVEGNEKLEALGSAGTTATRSLQTQTTLKDATGAPVDGRGVSVAIIDTGVDPTHPAFKGADGKTRVVRNLKSLCLDGTATNCIVDVPTFVDTDTLSLGGHGTHVTGIAAGNQLTLTDGTKVGGSAPGSKIVSVSTGAALLVLGTDAALNWVLENHKAPCGAGVAASVCPPIKVTNNSYGPSGGGGFDPNSATVKLQRALAAEGVVTVWANGNDGGDGSANLSNPPGQDQTPGVLSVASSNDQGTGARDGTVSDFSSRGLETDQATWPDVSAPGENILSSCRPTQPICTQGLQPKNGPGLLDLATYNVISGTSMAAPQITGIVAQLFQVAPAASPADIEAAIKATAYKFANGSPYVAAGPYTSSFDKGAGLVDTFAAAQSLGAQG, from the coding sequence ATGGCCGCATCTCGACCCTGGCGTCGACGCGCCGCGCTCGTCGTCGCCTTGCTCGCCGTCCCGGTCGCGGGGATGGTCCCCGCGCAGGCCGCGGGACCGCTCGCGCCCGTCGCCCCCGGACTCTCCCGCCTGCTCTCGGCCGTCACCGGCGCCACGGGGGTGACCGCGCTCGTGCACGCCGGCGACGTCGCCACCGCCGAACGCGCCGCCCGCGAAGCCGGGCTCACGAAGATCACTTCGTTCGCGAAGATCGGTGTCGTCGCCGTCCGGGGAACCGCGGCCCAGGTTCGCGCGGTCCGCGAGGCCGCCGGGGTCACCTACGTCGAAGGCAACGAGAAGCTCGAGGCGCTCGGCAGCGCGGGCACCACCGCGACGCGGAGCCTGCAGACGCAGACGACGTTGAAGGACGCCACCGGCGCGCCCGTGGACGGCCGAGGGGTCTCGGTCGCGATCATCGACACCGGCGTCGACCCGACGCATCCCGCGTTCAAGGGCGCCGACGGCAAGACGCGGGTGGTGCGCAATCTCAAGAGCCTCTGCCTCGACGGGACCGCGACGAACTGCATCGTCGACGTGCCGACCTTCGTCGACACCGACACCCTTTCCCTCGGCGGCCACGGCACGCATGTCACCGGCATCGCCGCCGGGAACCAGCTGACGCTGACCGACGGCACCAAGGTCGGCGGTTCGGCGCCGGGGTCGAAGATCGTCTCGGTCTCGACCGGGGCCGCGCTGCTCGTACTCGGCACGGACGCCGCGCTGAACTGGGTGCTGGAGAACCACAAGGCACCCTGTGGTGCGGGCGTGGCGGCTTCGGTGTGCCCGCCGATCAAGGTGACCAACAACTCCTACGGTCCCAGCGGTGGCGGCGGCTTCGATCCGAACTCGGCGACGGTGAAACTGCAGCGCGCGCTCGCCGCGGAGGGCGTCGTCACGGTGTGGGCGAACGGGAACGACGGCGGCGACGGTTCGGCGAACCTCTCCAACCCGCCGGGACAGGACCAGACGCCGGGTGTGCTTTCGGTGGCCTCGTCCAACGATCAGGGGACAGGAGCCCGCGACGGCACGGTCTCCGACTTCTCCTCGCGTGGCCTCGAGACCGACCAGGCGACGTGGCCCGACGTTTCCGCGCCGGGGGAGAACATCCTCTCGTCCTGCCGTCCCACGCAGCCGATCTGCACGCAGGGCCTGCAGCCCAAGAACGGCCCGGGACTGCTGGACCTCGCCACCTACAACGTGATCAGCGGGACTTCGATGGCGGCGCCGCAGATAACCGGGATCGTCGCGCAGCTGTTCCAGGTCGCGCCCGCCGCGAGCCCGGCCGACATCGAGGCCGCGATCAAGGCGACGGCGTACAAGTTCGCGAACGGTTCGCCGTACGTGGCGGCCGGGCCGTACACGTCGAGCTTCGACAAGGGCGCCGGTCTGGTGGACACTTTCGCCGCCGCCCAATCCCTCGGCGCCCAGGGCTGA
- a CDS encoding NAD(P)/FAD-dependent oxidoreductase — MIVIGGGPVGEVAAERAARGGLRVALVEHERFGGECSYWACIPSKALLRPGNLLAAAKRVPGVPVGDAVDPAEVFARRDWFTGKGDDTGQVKWAEGAGIAPIRGHGRITGEREVTVDGGDVLTARHAVIVATGSVPRTPSIPGLDTISPWGSREATSAEAVPRRLGVLGGGVVGVEMAQAFATLGAEVHLIISGPRPLPRLPDFAGDAVTAGLREAGVTVHTGSGLDSVSAVDGGKELALKGGERLVVDELLVATGRGPATGGLGVETLGLEAGAPLTTDDNGRVSAVDGDWLFAVGDVTGRAPLTHQGKYAARATGDAVAAQAKGQPVDSAAWSAHSATADHHAIPQVVFTDPEVASVGLAGPEEGKPHRVVDIDIAVAGSSLHADGYAGKARIVVDTERGVLLGATFVGQDVSELLHSATIAIVGEVPLSRLWHAVPSFPTISEVWLRLLEAYGL, encoded by the coding sequence GTGATCGTGATCGGAGGCGGCCCGGTCGGCGAGGTCGCCGCCGAACGAGCCGCGCGTGGCGGTCTTCGAGTCGCCCTCGTCGAACATGAGCGCTTCGGCGGCGAATGTTCTTACTGGGCCTGCATTCCGAGCAAGGCGCTGCTGCGGCCGGGGAACCTCCTCGCCGCCGCCAAACGCGTCCCCGGTGTCCCGGTCGGCGACGCTGTCGACCCCGCCGAGGTGTTTGCGCGCCGGGACTGGTTCACCGGCAAGGGAGATGACACCGGACAGGTCAAGTGGGCGGAGGGAGCCGGGATCGCCCCGATCCGCGGGCACGGCCGGATCACCGGTGAGCGGGAGGTCACGGTCGACGGCGGTGACGTGCTGACCGCGCGGCACGCCGTGATCGTCGCCACCGGCAGCGTCCCGCGGACGCCGTCGATCCCCGGACTGGACACCATTTCCCCGTGGGGCTCGCGAGAGGCGACCTCGGCGGAAGCGGTTCCGCGCCGCCTCGGCGTTCTCGGCGGCGGAGTGGTCGGCGTCGAAATGGCGCAGGCCTTCGCCACCCTCGGTGCCGAAGTCCACCTGATCATCTCGGGGCCGCGTCCCTTGCCGCGGCTGCCGGACTTCGCGGGTGACGCCGTCACCGCGGGGCTCCGCGAAGCCGGTGTCACCGTGCACACCGGCTCCGGTCTCGACTCCGTGTCCGCTGTGGACGGTGGTAAGGAATTGGCACTGAAGGGCGGTGAGCGGTTGGTCGTCGACGAACTGCTCGTCGCCACCGGCCGCGGCCCGGCGACCGGCGGGCTCGGCGTCGAGACGCTCGGACTCGAAGCGGGCGCGCCGCTCACGACGGACGACAACGGCCGGGTGTCCGCTGTGGACGGTGACTGGCTGTTCGCCGTCGGGGACGTCACCGGCCGGGCGCCGCTGACCCATCAGGGCAAATACGCCGCCCGGGCGACCGGCGACGCGGTGGCCGCGCAAGCCAAGGGACAGCCCGTCGACTCCGCCGCGTGGAGCGCGCACAGCGCCACCGCCGACCATCACGCGATCCCGCAGGTCGTCTTCACCGACCCCGAGGTCGCTTCGGTCGGGCTCGCCGGGCCGGAGGAGGGCAAGCCGCACCGCGTGGTCGACATCGACATCGCGGTCGCCGGTTCGTCACTGCACGCGGACGGGTACGCGGGCAAGGCGCGGATCGTCGTCGACACCGAACGCGGTGTCCTTCTCGGCGCGACCTTCGTCGGGCAGGACGTGTCCGAACTGCTGCATTCGGCGACGATCGCGATCGTGGGGGAGGTCCCGCTGTCGCGGCTGTGGCACGCGGTGCCGTCGTTCCCCACGATCAGCGAGGTGTGGCTGCGCTTGTTGGAGGCGTACGGGCTTTAG
- a CDS encoding Lsr2 dimerization domain-containing protein, translating to MAKNTAVHLLDDLTGEAAEETVAFGLDGIAYDIDLSADNATALREILSAYVENGRRIGGRKLRPRVVERPKGARVSKSTPKTAATAAKAEAKTAAKPGRKPAAKGVAGRKPAAAKAAPKTAAAKTAAPKAEAKAPAKTTAKATAAKAKSARGTAAKTTAAKAPAGRAKAAAAAKTPVKAAPKAAPKATTAKAAPKTAAAKTTAAKAAPKAAAKAPVKKAAEPKKTSRATRKVPAVTFSATEK from the coding sequence ATGGCCAAGAACACTGCTGTGCATTTGCTGGATGATCTGACCGGCGAGGCGGCCGAAGAAACGGTCGCTTTCGGTCTGGACGGAATCGCTTACGACATCGACCTTTCGGCCGACAACGCCACCGCGCTCCGGGAAATCCTGAGTGCCTATGTGGAGAACGGCCGCCGGATCGGTGGACGGAAACTGCGGCCGCGGGTCGTGGAGCGCCCCAAGGGCGCGCGGGTGTCGAAGTCGACCCCGAAGACCGCGGCGACAGCCGCGAAGGCCGAGGCGAAGACGGCCGCGAAGCCGGGTCGCAAACCCGCCGCGAAGGGTGTCGCCGGCCGCAAGCCCGCCGCCGCCAAGGCCGCGCCCAAGACCGCCGCCGCGAAGACCGCGGCTCCCAAGGCGGAGGCCAAGGCACCCGCCAAGACCACGGCGAAAGCCACCGCCGCCAAGGCGAAGTCGGCCCGCGGCACGGCGGCGAAGACCACCGCGGCCAAGGCTCCGGCCGGCCGCGCGAAGGCCGCCGCCGCGGCGAAGACCCCGGTCAAGGCGGCACCGAAGGCCGCCCCCAAGGCGACCACCGCGAAAGCCGCGCCGAAGACCGCGGCCGCCAAGACGACCGCCGCCAAGGCCGCGCCGAAGGCAGCCGCCAAGGCGCCGGTGAAGAAGGCAGCCGAGCCGAAGAAGACCAGCCGGGCCACCCGCAAGGTGCCCGCCGTCACTTTCTCGGCCACGGAGAAGTAA
- a CDS encoding lipoyl protein ligase domain-containing protein, producing MTGPSEVVASFDDPADNLAFDEALLRAAPEAPVLWIWRNTDSVVVGRGQKIEREVKAEVCASDGVPVLRRASGGGTVFHDPGNLNITLVLPGQTGRPLEALGELMTATVAGLGLPSRLGDRGLFVGDSKLCGFAVFRTRTGLLAHSTLLVSTAAERVGRYLTSAPADPRPLDSHRSQVASLAEHGLRKGVADVTAAVRVAAAAQLGELTTRKPSAAEREWHRSLRHTRYHYPEWHSEGSQRAS from the coding sequence GTGACCGGCCCTTCGGAAGTCGTCGCTTCGTTCGACGACCCGGCTGACAACCTCGCGTTCGACGAAGCCCTCCTGCGCGCCGCACCGGAGGCGCCGGTCCTGTGGATCTGGCGCAACACCGACAGTGTGGTCGTGGGGCGGGGGCAGAAGATCGAACGCGAGGTCAAGGCCGAAGTCTGTGCGAGCGACGGCGTTCCGGTGCTGCGCCGGGCCAGCGGCGGCGGGACGGTGTTCCACGATCCCGGCAATCTCAACATCACCCTCGTCCTGCCGGGTCAGACGGGCAGACCGCTCGAGGCGCTCGGGGAACTGATGACCGCGACGGTGGCCGGACTCGGGCTGCCGTCGCGGCTCGGTGATCGAGGGCTGTTCGTCGGTGACTCGAAGCTGTGCGGTTTCGCCGTGTTCCGGACGAGAACGGGCTTGCTCGCGCATTCCACCCTGCTCGTTTCGACCGCGGCCGAGCGGGTCGGCCGCTACCTCACTTCGGCACCCGCGGATCCCCGTCCGCTCGACTCCCACCGGAGCCAGGTCGCGTCGCTCGCGGAGCATGGCCTGCGCAAAGGTGTTGCCGACGTCACGGCCGCGGTCCGCGTGGCGGCGGCCGCGCAACTGGGTGAACTCACCACCCGGAAGCCCTCGGCGGCGGAGCGGGAGTGGCACCGCTCGCTCCGGCACACGCGGTACCACTACCCGGAATGGCATTCCGAGGGTTCTCAACGGGCCTCTTGA
- a CDS encoding NAD(P)(+) transhydrogenase (Re/Si-specific) subunit beta, protein MTTFIAVLYIISFALFIYGLMGLTGPRTAVRGNWIAAVGMGIAVIATLLTPGMSNWLLIALGVAIGVVVGVPSARKVKMTAMPQMVALFNGVGGGAVALIAWVEFRTTEGYAHEPAYVAIASLFAAIVGSVSFWGSNIAFGKLQELISGRPITLGKLQQPVNALVLIAAIVFAVVIASGGDAELLMIGLLVAAGVLGVVVVLPIGGADMPVVISLLNALTGLSAAAMGLALDNTALIVAGMIVGASGSILTNLMAKAMNRSIPAIVAGGFGGTTSVASGGSGEVRPVRSTSASDTAIQMAYANKVVVVPGYGMAVAQAQHVVREMAKLLEAKGITVEYAIHPVAGRMPGHMNVLLAEADVPYEQLKEMDEINSEFAQTDVALVIGANDVTNPAAETDPGSPIYGMPILKVNHSRSVIVLKRSMSSGFAGIDNELFYDAKTSMLFGDAKSSVGEIVEELKAL, encoded by the coding sequence GTGACGACCTTCATCGCCGTCCTCTACATCATTTCCTTCGCACTGTTCATCTACGGCCTGATGGGGCTGACAGGTCCGCGCACCGCGGTACGCGGCAACTGGATCGCCGCGGTCGGCATGGGCATCGCGGTGATCGCGACGCTTTTGACGCCCGGCATGAGCAACTGGCTGCTGATCGCCCTCGGCGTCGCGATCGGTGTCGTCGTCGGCGTGCCGTCCGCGCGCAAGGTCAAGATGACCGCGATGCCGCAGATGGTGGCGCTGTTCAACGGCGTCGGCGGCGGGGCGGTCGCGCTCATCGCGTGGGTCGAGTTCCGCACCACGGAGGGCTACGCGCACGAACCCGCGTACGTCGCGATCGCGTCGCTCTTCGCCGCGATCGTCGGTTCGGTGTCCTTCTGGGGCTCCAACATCGCGTTCGGGAAACTGCAGGAACTCATCTCCGGCCGCCCGATCACCCTCGGCAAGCTGCAGCAGCCGGTGAACGCGCTGGTGCTGATCGCCGCGATCGTCTTCGCGGTCGTCATCGCTTCCGGCGGCGACGCCGAACTGCTGATGATCGGCCTGCTGGTCGCCGCGGGTGTGCTCGGCGTCGTGGTCGTGCTGCCGATCGGCGGCGCGGACATGCCGGTCGTCATCTCCCTGCTGAACGCGCTCACCGGATTGTCGGCGGCGGCCATGGGTCTCGCGCTCGACAACACCGCGCTGATCGTGGCGGGCATGATCGTCGGCGCGTCGGGTTCGATCCTGACGAACCTGATGGCGAAGGCGATGAACCGGTCGATCCCGGCCATCGTCGCCGGCGGGTTCGGCGGCACCACCTCGGTCGCGAGCGGCGGATCCGGCGAGGTCCGGCCGGTGCGCAGCACCAGCGCGTCCGACACCGCGATCCAGATGGCGTACGCGAACAAGGTCGTGGTCGTCCCCGGTTACGGTATGGCCGTCGCGCAGGCGCAGCACGTGGTCCGCGAGATGGCGAAGCTGCTGGAGGCCAAGGGGATCACCGTCGAATACGCCATCCACCCGGTGGCGGGCCGGATGCCGGGGCATATGAACGTGCTCCTCGCCGAGGCCGACGTCCCGTACGAGCAGCTCAAGGAAATGGACGAGATCAACTCCGAGTTCGCCCAGACCGACGTCGCGCTGGTGATCGGCGCGAACGACGTCACGAACCCGGCCGCGGAGACCGATCCGGGCTCGCCCATCTACGGAATGCCGATCCTCAAGGTGAACCACAGCCGGTCGGTGATCGTGCTCAAACGCTCGATGAGCTCGGGCTTCGCCGGCATCGACAACGAACTCTTCTACGATGCGAAGACAAGCATGCTCTTCGGCGACGCCAAATCGTCGGTGGGCGAGATCGTGGAGGAACTCAAAGCACTGTGA
- a CDS encoding NAD(P) transhydrogenase subunit alpha: MLVGSLAILVLAGFVGFTVISKVPNTLHTPLMSGTNAIHGIVLLGGLIVLGLGVEGVLNKILLVIAIAFGTINVVGGFLVTDRMLSMFKAKKPEDGGDK; encoded by the coding sequence ATGCTCGTAGGCAGCCTGGCGATCCTCGTACTCGCCGGATTCGTGGGATTCACCGTCATTTCGAAGGTGCCCAACACCCTGCACACCCCGCTCATGTCGGGGACCAACGCCATCCACGGCATCGTCCTGCTCGGCGGGCTGATCGTGCTCGGCCTCGGCGTGGAAGGCGTACTGAACAAGATCCTGCTGGTGATCGCGATCGCCTTCGGCACGATCAACGTGGTCGGTGGCTTCCTGGTCACCGACAGGATGCTTTCGATGTTCAAGGCGAAGAAGCCGGAAGACGGTGGTGACAAGTGA
- a CDS encoding Re/Si-specific NAD(P)(+) transhydrogenase subunit alpha — MAAENEQLTVGVVRETGQGERRVALVPKLVERVSGRGLRVVVEPGAGAGALLADEVFEQAGAVIGDAWDADIVVKVAPPSAAEVAKLKAGTILIGFLNPRADPDGIAALETAGLRAFAVEAIPRISRAQAMDALSSQSSVAGYRAVLLAAEKLTRFFPMLTTAAGTVPPAKVLVLGAGVAGLQALATAKRLGAQTTGYDVRPEVGEQVKSLGAKFLDLGIEAVGEGGYARELTEEEKAEQQRRLTEAITRFDVVITTALVPGRKAPVLVTADAVKGMPAGGVVVDLAGESGGNCELTKPGEEVVEHDVTICSPLNLAAEMPAHSSELYARNVTELLELLVDKEGKLALDFSDEIVAGACVAGAGEAEKQGGE, encoded by the coding sequence GTGGCGGCAGAAAACGAGCAGCTCACGGTCGGTGTTGTCCGGGAAACCGGACAAGGCGAACGCCGCGTCGCGCTGGTACCGAAACTCGTCGAGCGCGTCTCCGGACGCGGACTGCGGGTGGTGGTCGAGCCCGGGGCGGGCGCCGGCGCGCTGCTCGCCGACGAGGTCTTCGAGCAGGCGGGCGCGGTGATCGGCGACGCGTGGGATGCCGACATCGTGGTGAAGGTGGCGCCTCCGAGCGCGGCCGAAGTCGCGAAGCTCAAAGCAGGCACGATCCTCATCGGTTTCCTGAATCCACGGGCCGATCCGGACGGGATAGCGGCGCTCGAAACGGCGGGCCTCCGCGCCTTCGCCGTCGAGGCGATCCCTCGGATCTCCCGCGCGCAGGCCATGGACGCGCTGTCTTCCCAAAGCAGTGTCGCGGGCTATCGCGCGGTTCTGCTGGCCGCGGAGAAGCTCACCCGGTTCTTCCCGATGCTCACCACCGCGGCCGGAACCGTGCCCCCGGCGAAGGTGCTCGTGCTCGGCGCCGGTGTCGCCGGGCTCCAGGCCTTGGCGACGGCGAAAAGGCTCGGCGCGCAGACCACCGGCTACGACGTCCGGCCCGAGGTCGGCGAGCAGGTCAAATCGCTCGGCGCGAAATTCCTCGACCTCGGCATCGAGGCGGTCGGTGAAGGCGGGTACGCCCGCGAGCTCACCGAAGAGGAAAAGGCCGAGCAGCAACGCAGGCTCACCGAGGCGATCACGAGGTTCGACGTCGTGATCACCACCGCGCTCGTCCCCGGCCGCAAGGCGCCGGTCCTCGTCACCGCCGACGCGGTGAAGGGGATGCCCGCCGGCGGTGTCGTGGTCGACCTCGCCGGAGAGTCCGGCGGCAACTGCGAACTGACGAAACCGGGCGAGGAGGTCGTCGAACACGACGTCACCATCTGCTCGCCGCTCAACCTCGCCGCGGAGATGCCCGCGCATTCCAGTGAGCTGTACGCGCGCAACGTCACCGAACTGCTGGAGTTGCTCGTCGACAAGGAAGGCAAGCTCGCGCTCGACTTCTCCGACGAGATCGTCGCCGGGGCCTGCGTCGCAGGAGCCGGCGAAGCCGAAAAGCAAGGGGGCGAGTGA
- a CDS encoding TetR family transcriptional regulator translates to MSDTAEAITLSVVTTEPVSRQERKQRTRQALLDAALELVAERGFSGLSLREVAKRAGIVPTAFYRHFASMDELGVALVEESMRTLRTMIRSARTKPAAYNDMIRMSVRILREHVRAHEAHFHFLTRERYGGTGPVRQAIGFELKLFVSELAVDLARFDNLREWVTEDLHLLADLIVTTMLTTVLELLEAPSRDDEIVRTAERRLRLIFLGVPNWRSVP, encoded by the coding sequence GTGAGTGATACTGCGGAGGCGATTACGCTGTCTGTCGTGACAACTGAGCCCGTTTCCAGGCAGGAGCGCAAACAGCGCACGCGTCAGGCGCTGCTGGACGCGGCCCTGGAACTGGTGGCGGAACGCGGGTTCTCCGGGCTGAGTCTGCGCGAAGTGGCGAAGCGGGCCGGGATCGTGCCGACAGCGTTCTATCGTCACTTCGCATCGATGGACGAGCTGGGCGTCGCGCTGGTGGAAGAGTCGATGCGCACCTTGCGCACGATGATCCGCTCCGCGCGCACCAAGCCCGCGGCGTACAACGACATGATCCGGATGTCCGTGCGCATCCTGCGCGAGCACGTGCGGGCGCACGAGGCCCACTTCCACTTCCTGACCAGGGAGCGCTACGGCGGCACCGGTCCGGTCCGGCAGGCGATCGGCTTCGAACTCAAACTCTTCGTCAGCGAACTCGCCGTCGACCTCGCGCGCTTCGACAACCTCCGCGAATGGGTGACGGAGGATCTTCATCTGCTCGCCGATCTGATCGTGACGACCATGCTCACGACGGTGCTGGAACTGCTCGAGGCGCCCTCGCGTGACGACGAGATCGTCCGCACGGCCGAGCGGCGGCTCCGGCTGATCTTTCTGGGGGTGCCGAACTGGCGCAGCGTTCCGTGA